Proteins encoded in a region of the Vicia villosa cultivar HV-30 ecotype Madison, WI linkage group LG5, Vvil1.0, whole genome shotgun sequence genome:
- the LOC131601725 gene encoding beta-amylase, with translation MATFDKNLLLNYVPVYVMLPLGVVSVDNVLQDPAGIKEQLVQLRAAGVDGVMVDVWWGIIEKNGPKQYDWSAYRSLFQLVQETGLKLQAIMSFHQCGGNVGDVVTIPIPQWVLDIGESDPDIFYTNRSGTRDKEYLTNGVDNKPIFHGRTAIELYSDFMKSFRENMSDFLKSEVIIDIEVGLGPAGELRYPSYPQNQGWVFPGIGEFQCYDKYLKEDFKSAAASAGHSDWELPDDAGTYNDVPESTEFFKTNGTYLTEKGKFFLTWYSNRLLNHGDQILDEANKAFLGSKVKIAIKVSGIHWYYKAPNHAAELTAGYYNLDDRDGYRPIAKIVSRHHGILNFTCLEMRDTEQSSEAQSSPQKLVQQVLSGGWRENIEVAGENALSRYDVTAYNQILLNARPQGVNKDGPPKHRMYGVTYLRLSEDLLQQTNFDIFKKFVLKMHADQDYREDPQDYNHGIPPLKRSKPNIPADALVEATKPTPPFPWNSETDLKVDA, from the exons ATGGCCACTTTTGATAAAAACTTACTTCTAAATTATGTTCCAGTTTATGTAATGCTCCCT CTCGGAGTTGTTAGTGTTGATAATGTCTTGCAAGATCCGGCGGGTATTAAAGAACAACTGGTGCAGCTACGAGCAGCAGGCGTTGATGGTGTTATGGTTGATGTCTGGTGGGGGATCATTGAAAAAAATGGACCTAAGCAGTATGATTGGAGTGCTTACAGAAGCTTGTTTCAGCTTGTTCAAGAAACTGGTTTGAAACTGCAAGCAATCATGTCATTCCATCAATGTGGAGGGAATGTAGGGGATGTTGTAACCATCCCAATTCCACAATGGGTGCTTGACATTGGAGAATCAGATCCTGATATTTTCTACACCAATCGTTCCGGTACTAGGGACAAGGAGTATCTGACTAATGGTGTAGATAACAAGCCTATCTTTCATGGAAGAACAGCCATTGAG TTATATAGTGATTTCATGAAGAGTTTCAGAGAAAACATGTCAGATTTTTTAAAATCAGAGGTTATTATAGACATTGAAGTTGGCCTTGGTCCAGCAGGAGAACTCAGATACCCCTCTTATCCACAAAATCAAGGATGGGTATTTCCTGGAATCGGAGAATTTCAG TGTTATGACAAATATTTGAAGGAAGATTTCAAATCGGCTGCAGCGAGTGCTGGCCATTCTGATTGGGAACTACCAGATGATGCTGGCACGTACAATGATGTACCAGAATCTACTGAATTCTTTAAAACAAATGGAACTTACCTCACCGAAAAAGGGAAATTCTTCTTAACTTGGTACTCTAACCGATTGCTGAACCATGGTGATCAAATCCTAGATGAAGCTAACAAAGCTTTCCTGGGCTCTAAAGTCAAAATAGCAATCAAA GTTTCTGGAATCCACTGGTATTACAAGGCTCCGAATCATGCTGCTGAACTCACAGCTGGATATTACAACCTTGATGATCGAGATGGATACCGTCCCATTGCTAAGATCGTGTCCCGTCATCATGGCATTTTGAACTTTACATGTCTTGAGATGAGGGACACGGAACAAAGCTCAGAAGCACAAAGTTCGCCACAGAAACTTGTTCAGCAA GTATTGAGTGGAGGTTGGAGAGAAAACATTGAAGTTGCTGGAGAAAACGCACTTTCCAGATATGATGTCACAGCTTATAACCAAATCTTACTGAATGCAAGACCACAAGGTGTCAACAAAGACGGCCCTCCAAAACATCGGATGTATGGAGTAACATACCTTCGTCTATCAGAAGATTTATTGCAACAAACAAATTTTGACATATTCAAAAAATTTGTGTTAAAGATGCATGCAGATCAG GATTACCGTGAAGATCCTCAAGACTACAATCATGGCATACCACCATTAAAGCGATCAAAACCAAATATTCCTGCTGATGCTCTTGTTGAAGCAACTAAGCCAACACCGCCGTTCCCTTGGAATTCAGAAACAGACTTGAAAGTTGATGCCTAA